The Fulvia fulva chromosome 6, complete sequence genome includes a window with the following:
- a CDS encoding LIN1-like protein, with the protein MPHPTSAARPKRAGEDFNRTHDNTTKKPRFDYRNPSTLAADAPEDDLILDADVIGKSGNNTKRNAVNIDGYESDSDNDNFNARAARKDKKKPEKSQDEEEDDMFADLEEKDGDDDEEVRREGKGKGKDVRFMEGEEIEGQVMNSTSGGKVSDEILLGGKGKQKASKEDEEDESSGDEEERDKLDEEMEDELAAEIGAGGKKKHAPRLDAFNLKDEEQDGRFDESGNYVRKAADPDAVNDNWLDGLSKKDMKKAKEAQEKREDERRRKAMADDAMLTSDLRSTLISRLETGESPLEALQRLNRGKPQEKKIPKWKQKKQRNGMDVDEPAESGHGTATDPKEEARRKAVEAITGAADALYSRGQLEIYEAERELLMRQYRKETGEDWQSPVEAAAAGADEQDGALSQWEYRWSDARDGGEAHGPYDAPTMKAWNDAGYFGEGVEFREVGGSEWSRLLDIS; encoded by the coding sequence ATGCCCCACCCCACCTCCGCCGCGCGCCCCAAACGCGCCGGCGAAGACTTCAACCGCACCCACGACAACACCACCAAAAAACCCCGCTTCGACTACCGCAACCCCTCCACCCTCGCCGCCGACGCGCCCGAAGACGATCTCATCCTCGACGCCGACGTGATCGGCAAATCCGGCAACAACACCAAACGTAATGCCGTGAACATAGACGGCTACGAATCGGATTCCGACAACGATAACTTCAACGCTCGGGCCGCGAGGAAGGACAAGAAGAAGCCGGAGAAGTCACAGGATGAGGAGGAGGATGATATGTTTGCGGATTTGGAGGAGAAGGATGGAGATGACGATGAGGAAGTGCGACGGGAGGGGAAGGGGAAGGGGAAGGATGTGAGGTTTATGGAAGGGGAGGAGATTGAGGGGCAGGTTATGAATAGCACGTCCGGTGGGAAAGTTTCTGATGAGATTCTACTGGGTGGGAAGGGCAAGCAGAAGGCATCAAAGGAGGATGAGGAAGATGAGTCCTCGGGCGATGAGGAGGAGCGGGATAAGTTAGACGAGGAAATGGAGGATGAGCTTGCTGCGGAGATTGGAGCGGGAGGCAAGAAGAAGCATGCGCCGCGGTTAGATGCGTTCAATCTGAAGGATGAGGAACAGGATGGGAGGTTCGATGAGTCAGGGAATTATGTCAGGAAAGCGGCGGATCCTGATGCAGTCAATGACAATTGGCTTGACGGGTTGAGTAAAAAGGACATGAAGAAGGCGAAAGAGGCACAGGAGAAGCGGGAAGATGAGAGGAGACGAAAAGCTATGGCAGACGATGCGATGCTCACGAGCGATCTGCGGTCTACACTCATATCACGACTCGAGACTGGCGAGAGTCCGCTGGAAGCATTGCAACGACTAAATCGCGGCAAGCCCCAAGAGAAGAAGATCCCGAAGTGGAAGCAAAAGAAGCAACGTAACGGCATGGATGTGGATGAACCCGCCGAGAGTGGCCACGGCACAGCCACAGACCCCAAAGAGGAAGCTCGAAGAAAAGCAGTCGAAGCCATCACAGGGGCCGCAGACGCCCTGTACTCACGTGGCCAGCTCGAGATCTACGAGGCAGAACGCGAACTGCTCATGCGGCAATACCGCAAAGAGACAGGGGAAGACTGGCAATCTCCTGTTGAAGCTGCCGCTGCCGGGGCCGACGAACAAGACGGAGCACTGTCGCAGTGGGAATACCGCTGGAGTGACGCCAGAGATGGCGGTGAAGCGCATGGTCCATACGATGCACCGACCATGAAGGCATGGAACGATGCTGGGTATTTCGGCGAAGGGGTCGAGTTTCGAGAAGTTGGTGGAAGTGAGTGGAGTAGGCTACTGGATATCAGCTAG
- a CDS encoding Trafficking protein particle complex subunit 6B, translated as MLLRQPYTSPPPDARPDPVTIAMSKVPPSQADTEDLNNPKLNVSCLDFLLIELVPLAQRITDQLHAREQALVDEFKRSKIFHKDAVVANTPKGQERESNAPTVTVTDGTSASSVKDSSTADGMRSTALGAATVMDDETREAVFWRLDGLGYRVGQGLVERFSAGKPRPTTPLEAIKFICKDLWQLLFRKQIDNLKTNHRGVFVLTDSRFQPISRMSVDRRAGPKAAEDALRRAQIYLYFPRGVIRGALQGLGVDVTITAETTEIPSATFQIKTKGAKA; from the exons ATGCTGCTCCGTCAACCTTACACATCTCCACCTCCAGATGCTCGTCCGGATCCAGTAACGATAGCAATGTCCAAAGTCCCGCCGTCGCAGGCAGATACGGAAGACCTCAATAATCCGAAGCTGAACGTCTCATGCCTCGACTTCCTGCTCATCGAACTCGTCCCACTGGCACAACGGATTACAGACCAGTTACATGCACGAGAACAAGCATTGGTAGACGAGTTCAAGAGATCGAAGATTTTTCACAAGGATGCTGTTGTTGCGAACACGCCGAAAGGCCAGGAGAGGGAGAGTAACGCGCCAACAGTCACAGTGACAGATGGGACAAGTGCGAGCTCCGTCAAGGACTCTTCTACAGCAGATGGCATGCGGTCCACAGCGCTGGGAGCAGCGACAGTGATGGATGATGAGACACGAGAGGCGGTTTTCTGGCGCCTGGATGGCCTAGGATACAGGGTTGGGCAAGGCCTGGTAGAGCG CTTCTCGGCCGGCAAGCCTCGACCAACAACACCGCTCGAAGCTATCAAGTTCATCTGCAAGGACCTATGGCAACTACTGTTCCGGAAGCAGATTGACAACCTCAAGACGAATCACCGAG GCGTATTCGTCCTGACCGACTCCCGCTTCCAGCCTATATCTCGCATGAGCGTAGATCGAAGAGCAGGCCCCAAAGCAGCAGAGGATGCGCTACGACGGGCACAGATA TACCTCTACTTCCCCCGTGGCGTCATCAGAGGTGCGCTACAAGGCCTTGGCGTAGATGTCACGATAACAGCAGAGACGACAGAGATACCCAGCGCCACATTCCAGATCAAGACGAAAGGTGCCAAGGCATGA
- a CDS encoding NADP-dependent alcohol dehydrogenase 6 has translation MISCSYAYGFKYADGSDSYGGYADYHRCHEHFVVKTPESIPSEEAAPMLCGGITVYAPLKLNGSDRVVAISRKNSKREDAFKLGADEYISTDHDADWAQKHAKSLDLVVSTVSPPKMPLDGYLNLLNPISCQISLQFQSMMKGIRFGGSLIGAPWQIEEMLALVAEKNIRPWVNLRSMKDVNKAIVDFEEGIPRYRFVLVNEKHAGI, from the exons ATGATTTCGTGTTCGTACGCGTATGGCTTCAAGTATGCGGATGGGAGTGACTCGTATGGAGGGTATGCGGATTACCATCGGTGTCATGAGCATTTTGTCGTCAAGACTCCGGAATCTATACCAAGTGAGGAGGCGGCGCCGATGCTTTGTGGTGGGATAACGGTATATGCGCCGCTGAAGCTGAATGGCT CTGACCGGGTCGTGGCTATCAGTCGGAAGAATAGCAAGAGGGAGGATGCGTTTAAGTTGGGTGCTGATGAGTATATCAGCACAGACCACGACGCAGATTGGGCACAGAAGCATGCAAAGAGTCTGGATTTGGTCGTGTCGACTGTGTCTCCGCCAAAGATGCCACTGGACGGCTACCTTAATTTGCTCAACCC GATAAGCTGCCAGATCTCACTGCAATTCCAGTCCATGATGAAGGGAATCAGGTTTGGCGGTTCGCTTATTGGAGCGCCATGGCAGATTGAGGAGATGCTGGCGTTGGTTGCCGAGAAGAATATCCGACCGTGGGTCAACCTCAGGTCGATGAAGGACGTGAACAAGGCGATTGTAGACTTTGAGGAAGGGATTCCAAGGTATCGTTTCGTGTTGGTCAACGAGAAGCATGCTGGGATATGA
- a CDS encoding Glutathione synthetase: MYPTYPPELNKAQEQYLLQSLKDWSIANGLAVRPAPSYVATDKNPGEALAGNAPVTLFPSLFPKVCFEQAKSVAKAYNELYSAIASDENWLTGIVEELVEIDDFMAGLWKVHLAVKKEGFAQSLNLGLFRSDYMVHLGQDHAPKPTVKQVEFNTIASSFGGLSGKVTKLHRHLRAIDAYPDSVSTIINDAAQPESQSIASLAKGMASAHKAYGASKTGLPTVVLFLVQDPERNVFDQRHLEYALNDNDGIKTFRLSFDRVLQDTKLDSHRNLIYTPPHSPSKHYEATVIYFRAGYAPTDYKDQSQWDARLLLERSAAIKCPTVLTQLAGTKKVQQVLATPHSPHLAKFLPDEAKAATVLGTFAPIYPLDKSEAGIEARKLATNPETAVKYVLKPQREGGGNNVYRKAIPAFLKSLPESHWPAYILMEMIEPPAQSNSIFRNGEVQTGGVICELGIYGACVWKSVNDGKREILDNFEAGFLLRTKGDQSEEGGVAAGFGSVDSPCLVNV; this comes from the exons ATGTATCCAACATACCCACCAGAGCTGAACAAGGCGCAAGAACAATACCTACTACAGAGCCTGAAGGACTGGTCGATCGCCAACGGACTTGCTGTCAGACCAGCACCGTCCTATGTTGCAACCGACAAGAATCCTGGTGAAGCACTGGCTGGCAATGCTCCTGTCACCTTATTCCCAAGTCTGTTCCCGAAGGTCTGCTTCGAGCAGGCAAAGTCGGTGGCCAAGGCGTACAATGAGCTGTACTCTGCCATTGCCAGTGATGAGAACTGGTTGACAGGCATTGTCGAAGA GCTCGTTGAGATTGATGACTTTATGGCTGGCCTGTGGAAGGTGCATCTAGCTGTGAAGAAGGAGGGCTTCGCTCAG TCTCTGAACCTTGGCCTGTTCCGCTCGGATTACATGGTCCATCTTGGCCAAGATCACGCCCCCAAGCCGACTGTCAAGCAAGTCGAGTTCAACACGATTGCATCTTCCTTTGGCGGTCTATCTGGGAAGGTTACTAAGCTTCACCGGCATCTGCGAGCCATTGATGCATACCCCGATTCGGTGTCAACGATCATAAACGACGCTGCGCAGCCAGAGAGCCAATCGATAGCGTCACTTGCAAAGGGCATGGCCTCTGCACACAAGGCCTACGGAGCGTCCAAAACTGGCTTGCCAACTGTAGTCCTTTTCCTGGTGCAAGACCCCGAGCGGAATGTGTTTGATCAGCGGCATCTGGAATATGCCCTGAACGACAACGATGGCATCAAGACGTTCCGTCTGTCTTTTGACAGAGTCCTTCAAGACACAAAGCTCGACAGCCACAGGAACCTGATTTACACCCCACCTCATTCACCTAGCAAGCATTACGAAGCTACCGTCATATACTTCAGAGCTGGATATGCCCCAACAGACTACAAAGATCAGTCACAGTGGGATGCCAGACTTCTGCTGGAGCGGAGTGCTGCAATCAAGTGCCCCACTGTGCTCACTCAGCTTGCAGGCACGAAGAAGGTACAGCAAGTCCTGGCAACACCCCACTCACCTCACTTGGCGAAGTTCTTGCCAGATGAGGCAAAAGCTGCCACTGTCCTTGGCACTTTCGCACCCATATATCCACTCGACAAGAGCGAAGCTGGCATCGAAGCGCGGAAGCTCGCGACAAACCCCGAGACAGCCGTCAAATACGTGTTGAAGCCCCAGCGTGAAGGCGGCGGCAACAACGTCTACCGCAAGGCAATACCTGCATTCCTCAAG AGCCTACCCGAGTCTCATTGGCCAGCATACATCCTCATGGAGATGATCGAGCCACCGGCACAGAGCAACAGCATCTTCCGCAACGGAGAAGTCCAAACAGGCGGTGTGATCTGCGAGCTGGGCATCTACGGTGCATGCGTGTGGAAGAGCGTCAACGACGGGAAACGCGAGATTCTAGACAACTTCGAGGCGGGATTCTTGTTGCGTACCAAGGGTGATCAGAGCGAAGAAGGCGGCGTGGCGGCCGGCTTTGGATCCGTGGATAGTCCTTGTCTCGTGAATGTGTAG